The genomic stretch CAATTGGGAGTTCATCACAAATGAAGACTCACTCACAAATGAGGACATAGATCTAAGcttgtctttcttcttcttttctaGATTTTCAAGAATCTGTTGTAaattttttatttctttcactgCTGCATCCATAATGGTTGACTTATCAACCTGTAAAGAAAAATTAAATTAACCATCTAATTTAGAAAATAACTGATTATGACACTAAAGTTTTAGCCTAATTATAAATGAAGATGAACATGAATTTACCTTAGAGGGCGGATCTGGGAGCAAAGCATGAAGGCTAGCAAACATGTTCCTTATTTTCTTTCTCCTTTCTCTCTCATTCCATATGTGCATTTCATGATGAGAATCACGATATTTTCCACCTTTACCTTATCcattttaaatattttttccACTTTTAATCACAAGCCCAACTCGACTTGGTTTTCCATTCACAAGAAGTACTCTTCCTTCATTAATTACTTCATTCCGATTCAACGAATTCATATCTAATTTCTTTTGCTACTCCCACCAATGTTATCTAAATTTGTGAGATCACCCCATAATTGACTTTCCCGCAAGGAACCGGAATTTTGATCATGATATACACTCGTTACCATGTTTTCTTTTGAGAAAGAAAGAGAGTgtaacataaaaaatataatatGAAAAGAAGTAGTGAAGAATGGTGTATTTATATACAAGTATAATATAGTTATGTAAAAGCTATTGTGAAAAgttatattaaataaaaaataaaatgacaaaTTTATGTATAGGCATCTAGAATATGATTATAATATTGTTATTATAAATCCTAAAAAAATTGATAAATTAATTATACTAATATTGATAttaaaaaaaacacacaaaaagCTAGAGCTGTGTGTAACAAATACAACTGCTTTCTCACGCATTAGGGTCCCATCAGATATGAGTTAATATTTATTAATactaaaatataaaaaaaaaatttataattaatttttaattgaaCAAATTAATTTGATTAGgaataataatatttaatttaaatataaattttcTGTATAAAACTGTGGGCATAACTCTATCTTCTAGATCTTTCTAACTCCACCTTCTAGACTTTCCCATGGAAAGGTATAGAATATAAAATTATGACCAAGATTTCCTTATATGAAAAGGTCTAGAAGATGGAGTTATGTCTACAATTTTTAACacaaaaatattataattaaacTATATTATACCTAGTTTATTTAATTTGGTCAGCaattacacacacacacacacatatatatatatatatatatatatatatatatatatatatatatatatatatatatatatatatatatatatatataatatatatatatatatatatatatatatatatatatatattatatatatatatatatatatatatatatatatatatattgaataatTCGATTCTTTTGTCTCTTTGACACATATATGTGAGAAATCAATAATGCTTTTCTTTGTCTTTAGTTTATTGGTTCATCTTAATATGACTAGTGAAATAATGGAGTATATAAATATGACAAAAAAGTGTTGCATACTCTATCATATTTCAATATCAACAAAAAGTGACAAGTCATTGGAATTGTGTAATAACTAATTTAACACTAAAGACATTTGTTTCAACTTTTACATTTGCTAAGATGTCAAGAAAAACCAAAATATTTAATATTGTTTGAATTTCGACGTCTCTTGTATTTTTAAAATTTGAGCAAATATACTTAAATTGAGTAATTTTTGTGTATTTGGATTATTTTACTCTAAATGGTTATTGAATCTATATCCTTCAAGATATTTCTTAAAATAAAGATAAGCTATTTAATGAGTTAAATCTCAAACATTTCCTATATATTGAAGAAAATTATAAATGTattatataatatttaaatgtttttcattgtcattttaaAATCAAACTTTAATACAACCAATTTATTTTCATGGTAGTATTCTTAGTTATAAGTAGTATTATAAAAAATACTATATTATTGAAGTACTTACGATAAATATGAACTAAAACTCTTTTAAAGGCATtacataaaataaatatatatatcagagtttcttttctcttatttataattcaaaaattatttcaaaaaaattaaattatattttataagGTTTAAGCAAATAATATAGTTTAAATTACAAAATAATTCTTAACTTAATACATTTTTGTTTTTTCCAAGATTCAAACTCATGATCTCACGAAATGAATAGTATGTGCTTTGACTCTTTGGAAAATGAAGATGAATTTTATGAGGTTCCACATCAGAATAATTGTGATGTGGGAAATATAGAGTATGTGAAATATGATGTCTCGTGGTATAATCCACGGCTTCGAATTATTGGACAATTTTAAAGATAAAGCTTTCTAGCTAGTAACAATGGTAATCCTAAAATGCAGGAGTGTAGAGACAAGTGACTGCCACTTATTGATTTATAGATTTTCTTCATTTGGTTAACTTACTGTCTAGAACACCTTTTAGGAGAGCGTAAGAAATCATCTACTTGTAGTAAGGTGTATTAGGGACCATAGCCTATGAATGGTGATCGCCaatttgatttttattatttcGAAATGGATTCATTCATATTTGAATTCATATCCAATTAgttgattaattaattaaatcatcAATATATTGAAACATAATTTTCCTTtctaatttatttaattatttaatcaaataaGGCTTTTAGTTTGATAATTGCTATATAATTAGTATAAATATATAAGCCTACATTTTAATTATCGgtaataataattaataataattaaataatatttaaatataaaataatccaacaatctcccacttAAATTATATATGTTATTAAACATATCATAGTCTATAGGCGGCCATCCGAATTCTATTTTTTTTTAGATTTCAACTCTACAGTCTATGGTGAGGAGAGTAGATCAAATAGAGATAAGTCAGACCAttagaagaagaggaagaggaaCACCTAGAAAGATTGTGTGGGAAGTTATTAAGAAAGATCTTGAAATTCACAATTTGGATAGAACAATGATCCTGGATAGAACATTATGATAAAAGTTGATCCATATAGAAAACCCCTTCTTAGTGGGATTAGGTTTGGTTGTagttgatgttattgttgttgtacAACTAATATTTATTACTTTGAAAAAGAAAACATAAAAAGTACATAGAAATTAATTTAAACACCACATTTCATGCCTCATAATGAAACAAAAATCACtataatttaataaaaatttaaatattataCTTGTTTGCTAATTAGACTGTCCTCTAACTTTGGCCCTTTTCTAGTTGTTTCTAGGAGAAAAACTAAATGAAATTAAAATTCATACAAAACGAGAATACAAATTTTATAAACAAATTTTAAGATATCAACATCAAAATTTCTCCAGCCGCTTGCTTGTAAGTTTTCTCCATTGAATTTTTGTCATATGAACCTTTGCTTGCCTGCAAAATAACACAATTCTATTCTTTTGTTTAAgtaataattattttatttatttgataACATATTATAGTATATGTATGTTTGGTATCACTGTACGGGtaaatttgaaaattttattatGATATTCAATATAATCCAGAAAAGAGGAGATAGATCGAGTTTGAAACTTACATGAACTAGAATCATGTACACATTTCCATTTCCATTGCGCATAATGTTGATAGATACAACAGCAATCATATGTTTCTCCAACAGAAAAGCAATTTTTGTCAAGCCCCCTGCTTCTTAGTTGCACATATGCAGAATTGTGCTTCGCCACCACAAATGTTCAATACAATTTTTTTAGAAGACCAAGTTTGAAAAGCTACTTGTTTCGGTGGAGGTGCATAAAGCGATAACATATTTGAACTTTCATTTACACTAATCGGAAATTTATTATTATAACTATAGGACCCCTGATCAATTATGATAGTTTTCGTTGATTCATATGAATTCAATTGGGAGTTTATCACAAATGAAGACTCACTCACAAATGGGGACATAGATCTAAGcttgtctttcttcttcttttctaGATTTTCAAGAATCTGTTGTAaattttttatttctttcactgCTGCATCCACAATGGTTGACTTATCAACCTGGAAAAAAATTAAATTAACCATCTAATTTAGAAAATAACTGATTATGACACTAAAGTTTTACCCTAATTAAAAAATGAAGATGAACATGAATTTACCTTAGAGGGCAGATCTGGAAGCAAAGCATGAAGGCTAGCAAACATGTTCCTTATTTTCTTTCTCCTTTCTCTCTCATTCCATATGTGTATTTCATGATGAGAATCACGATATTTTCCACCTTTACCTTTTccatttttaatattttttccaCTTTTAATCATAAGCCCACCTCGACTTGGTTTTCCATTCACAAGCACTACTCCTCCTTCATTAATTACTTGGTTCCGATTCAAAGAATTCATATCTAAGTTTCTTTTGCTACTCCCATCAATGTTATCTAAATTTGTGAGATCACCCCATACTTGACTTTCCCCGATGGAACCGGAATTTTGATCATGATCTACACTCGTTACCATGTTTTCTTTTGAGAAGGAAAGAGAGTGTAACATAGAAAAAATAATATGAAAAGAAGTAATGAAGAATGATGTATTTATATACAAGTATAATAGAGTTAAGTAAAAGCTATTGTGAAAAgttatattaaataaaaataaaatgacacGTTTTATGTAGAAGCATCTAGAATATGATTATAATATTGTTATTATAAATCCTAAAAAGGTTGATAAATTAATTATACTAATATTGATATTAAGAAAAAAACAGACAAAAGTTAGAGTTGTGTATAACAAATACAACTGCTTTCTCACGCATTAGGTTCCCATCAGATATGAGTTAATATATTAAAACTAAActatataaaaaaaattataatttagTTTTTAATTGAACAAATTAATTTGATTAGGaataataatatttaatattaatataattttttgTATAAAACTGTGGGCATAACTCTATCTTCTAGACCTTTCTAACTCCACCTTCTAGACTTTCCCATGGGAAGGTTTAGAATATAAAATTATGACCATAACTTTCCATATATGAAAAGGTCTAGAAGATGGAGTTATGCCTacaattttcacaaaaatatATTATAATTAAACTATATTATACCTAGTTTATTTAATTTGGTCAGcaatttatatatatatatatatatatatatatatatatatatatatatatatatatatatatatatatatatatatatatatatatatatatatatatatatatattgaataatTCGATTCTTTTGTCTCTTTGACACGTATATGTGAGAAATCAATAATGTTTTTCTTTGTCTTTAGTTTATTTGTTCATCTTAATATGACTAGTTAAATAATGGAGTATATAAATATGACTGAAAAGTGTCGCATACTCTATCATATTTCAATATCAACAAAACGTGACAAGTCATTGGAATTGTGTAATAACTAATTTAATACTAAAGACATTTGTTTCAACTTTTAAATTTGCTAAGATGTAAAGAAAAaccaaaaatatttaatattGTTTGAATTTCCACGTCTCTTGTATTTTTAAAATTTGAGCAAATATACTTAAATTGAGTAATTTTTGGGTTGTTAGATTATTTTACTCTAAATGGTTATTGAATCTATATCCTTCAAGATATTTCTTAAAATAAAGATAAGTTATTTAATGAGTTAAATCTCAGACATTTCCTATATATTGAAGAAAATTATAAATGTattatataatatttaaatgTTTTTCATTGTCGTTTTAAAATCAAACTTTAATACAACCAATTTATTTACATGGTAGTATTCTTAGTTATAAGTAGTATGATAAAAAATACTATATTATTTAAGTACTTACGATAAATATgaactaaaattattttaaaggcattacataaaataaatatatatatcagagtTTCTTCTCTCTCTAGTTTATAATTcaaaaattatttcaaaaaaattaaattatgttttataAGGTTTAAGCAAATAATATAGTTTAAATTACAAAATAGTTCTTAAGTTAATACATTTTTCTTTTTCCAAGATTCAAACTCATGATCTCACGAAATGAATAGTATGTGCTTTGACTCTTTGAAAAATGAAGATGAATTTTATGAGGTTCCACATGAGAATAATTGTGATGTGTGAAATATAGAGTATGTGAAATATGATGTCTCGTGGTATAATCCACGGCTTTGAATTATTGGACAATTTTAAAGATAAAGCTTTCTAGCTAGTAACAATGGTAATCCTAAAATGCAGGAGTGTAGAGACAAGTGACTGCCACTTATTGATTTATAGATTTTCTTCATTTGGTTAACTTACTGTCTAGAACACCTTTTAGGTGAGCGTAAGAAATCATCTACTTGTAGTAAGGTGTATTGGGGACCATAGCCTATGAATGGTGATCGCCAATTTGGTTTTTATTATTCCGAAATGGATTCATTCATATTTGAATTCATATCCAATTAgttgattaattaattaattaatcaataTATAGAAATATAATTTTCCTTTCtaattctatttaattatttaatcaaataaGGCTTTTAGTTTGATAATTGCTATATAATTAGTATAAATATATAAGCCTACATTTTAATTATCGgtaataataattaaataatatttaaatataaaataatccaacaatctcccacttAAATAATATATGTTATTAATCATATCATAGTCTATAGGCGGCCATCCGAATGCTATTTATTTTTAGATTTCAACTCCACAATCTATGGTGAGGGGAGTAGATCAAATAGAGATAAGTCAGACCATTAGAGGAAGAGGAAGAGGAACACCTAGAAAGATTGTGTGGGAAGTTATTAAGAAAGATCTTGAAATACACAATTTGGATAAAACCATGATCCTGGATAGAACATTATGATAAAAGTTGATCCATATAGAAAACCCCTTCTTAGTGTGATTGGGTTTGGTTCTagttgatgttattgttgttgtacAACTAATTTTTATTACTTTGAAAAAGAAAACATAAAAAGTACATAGAAATTAATTTAAACACCACATTTCATGCCTCATAACGAAACAAAAATCACtataatttaataaaaatttaaatattataCTTGTTTGCTAATTAGACTGTCCTCTAACTTTGGCCCTTTTCTAGTTGTTTCTAGGAGAAAAACTAAATGAAATTAAAATTCATACAAAACGAGAATACAAATTTTATAAACAAATTTTAAGATATCAACATCAAAATTTCTCCAGCCGCTTGCTTGTAAGTTTTCTCCATTGAATTTGTGTCATATGAACCTTTGCTTGCCTGCAAAATAACACAATTCAATTCTTTTTGTTTAAgtaataattattttatttatttgataACATATTATAGTATATGTATGTTTGGTATCACCGTACGGGtaaatttgaaaattttattcTGATATTCAATATAATCCAGAAAAGAGGAGATAGATCGAGTTTGAAACTTACATGAACTAGAATCATGTACACATTTCCATTTCCATTGCGCATAATGTTGATAGATACAACATCAATCATATGTTTCTCCAACACAAAAGCAATTTTTGTCAAGACCCCCTGCTTCTTAGTTGCACATATGCAGAATTGTGCTTCGCCCCCACAAATGTTCAATACAAATTTTTTAGAAGACCAAGTTTGAAAAGCTACTTGTTTCGGTGCAGGTGCATAAAGCGATAACATATTTGAAGTTTCATTTACACTAATCGGAAATTTATTATTATAACTATAGGACCCCTGATAAATTATGATTGTTTTCGTTGATTCATATGAATTCAATTGGGAGTTCATCACAAATGAAGACTCACTCACAAATGGGGACATAGATCTAAGcttgtctttcttcttcttttctaGATTTTCAAGAATCTGTTGTAaattttttatttctttcactgCTGCATCCACAATGGTTGACTTATCAACctgaaaaaaaaattaaattaacCATCTAATTTAGAAAATAACTGATTATGACACTAAAGTTTTACCCTAATTAAAAAATGAAGATGAACATGAATTTACCTTAGAGGGCAGATCTGGAAGCAAAGCATGAAGGCTAGCAAACATGTTCCTTATTTTCTTTCTCCTTTCTCTCTCATTCCATATGTGCATTTCATGATGAGAATCACGATATTTTCCACCTTTACCTTTTccatttttaatattttttccaCTTTTAATCACAAGCCCACCTCGACTTGGTTTTCCATTCACAAGCACTACTCCTCCTTCATTAATTACTTGGTTCCGATTCAAAGAATTCATATCTAAGTTTCTTTTGCTACTCCCACCAATGTTATCTAAATTTGTGAGATCACCCCATACTTGACTTTCCCCCATGGAACCGGAAATTTGATCATGATCTACACTCGTTACCATGTTTTCTTTTGAGAAGGAAAGAGAGTGTAACATAGAAAAAATAATATGAAAAGAAGTAATGAAGAATGATGTATTTATATACAAGTATAATAGAGTTAAGTAAAAGCTATTGTGAAAAgttatattaaataaaaaataaaatgacaCGTTTTATGTAGAAGCATCTAGAATATGATTATAATATTGTTATTATAAATCCTAAAATGTTTGATAAATTAATTATACTAATATTGATATTAAGAAAAAAACAGACAAAAAGTTAGAGTTGTGTATAACAAATACAACTGCTTTCTCACGCATTAGGTTCCCATCAGATATGAGTTAATATATATTAAAACTAAACtatataaaaaattataatttagTTTTTAATTGAACAAATTAATTTGATTAGGaataataatatttaatattaataaaaatttTTTGTATAAAACTGTGGGCATAACTCTATCTTCTAGACCTTTCTAACTCCACCTTCTAGACTTTCCCATGGGAAGGTTTAGAATATAAAATTATGACCATAACTTTCCATATATGAAAAGGTCTAGAAGATGGAGTTATGCCtacaatttttcacaaaaaatattataattaaacTATATTATACCTAGTTTATTTAATTTGGTCAGcaatttatatatatatatatatatatatatatatatatatatatatattatatatatatatatatatattgaataatTCGATTCTTTTGTCTCTTTGACACGTATATGTGAGAAATCAATAATGTTTTTCTTTGTCTTTAGTTTATTTGTTCATCTTAATATGACTAGTAAATAATGGAGTATATAAATATGACTGAAAAGTGTCGCATACTCTATCATATTTCAATATCAACAAAAAGTGACAAGTCATTGGAATTGTGTAATAACTAATTTAATACTAAAGACATTTGTTTCAACTTTTAAATTTGCTAAGATGTAAAGAAAAACCCAAAATATTTAATATTGTTTGAATTTCCACGTCTCTTGTATTTTTAAAATTTGAGCAAATATACTTAAATTGAGTAATTTTGGGTTGTTAGATTATTTTACTCTAAATGGTTATTGAATCTATATCCTTCAAGATATTTCTTAAAATAAAGATAAGTTATTTAATGAGTTAAATCTCAGACATTTCCTATATATTGAAGAAAATTATAAATGTattatataatatttaaatgtttttcattgtcattttaaAATCAAACTTT from Lathyrus oleraceus cultivar Zhongwan6 chromosome 7, CAAS_Psat_ZW6_1.0, whole genome shotgun sequence encodes the following:
- the LOC127107919 gene encoding transcription factor bHLH95; this translates as MVTSVDHDQISGSMGESQVWGDLTNLDNIGGSSKRNLDMNSLNRNQVINEGGVVLVNGKPSRGGLVIKSGKNIKNGKGKGGKYRDSHHEMHIWNERERRKKIRNMFASLHALLPDLPSKVDKSTIVDAAVKEIKNLQQILENLEKKKKDKLRSMSPFVSESSFVMNSQLNSYESTKTIIIYQGSYSYNNKFPISVNETSNMLSLYAPAPKQVAFQTWSSKKFVLNICGGEAQFCICATKKQGVLTKIAFVLEKHMIDVVSINIMRNGNGNVYMILVHASKGSYDTNSMEKTYKQAAGEILMLIS